One Triticum dicoccoides isolate Atlit2015 ecotype Zavitan chromosome 5B, WEW_v2.0, whole genome shotgun sequence genomic window carries:
- the LOC119307715 gene encoding L-type lectin-domain containing receptor kinase S.4-like, giving the protein MPLIPALFLLLLLATLAASQEFTYTGFGAARNGGAPNLTLNGVTELQPDGIMRLTNDTSRLKGHAFYPSPLRLLAPPGSGAKNNATTAAVSFSTAFAFAVVPEYPRLGGHGFAFVAAPDPRLPGALPSQYLGLVSADDDGNATNHVFAIEFDTVQDFEFADINDNHVGVDLNSLTSNASASAAPINLKSGDTVLAWVDYDGDRRLLNVSIATLAAPEKPAAPLISFHVDLSIVFQEQMYVGFSASTGLLASSHYLMGWSFKLGGGAAPPLDLSSLPSLPRPKRDKKSRTSLILASVFSAFVALLVLAGAGAYAAYRIKNRDVIEPWELDYGPHRYKYPELKRATRGFRDRELLGRGGFGKVYRGVLPGTPPTVVAVKRVSHDSRQGLREFVAEIASIGRLRHRNLVQLQGWCRRRGDLLLVYDFMPNGSLDMHLFGDGLRAARLTWGVRYKILRNVASALLYLHEEWEHVVLHRDVKASNVLLDGDMAGRLGDFGLAKLYEHGANPATTRVVGTLGYLAPELTRTGKATTAADVFAFGALVLEVVAGRRPIEPRAGPEELVLAEWAWERYAAGEVEKVVDARLGGAFDAEEAAVAVKLGLWCSHPVPVARPTMREVARYLDSGDAAEVPPPPPPPPPPPVCSGEVGYDDFVHSFPSSSFERAAAAGGGDPLSQTSVATFPFSPLSMRSSHVSV; this is encoded by the coding sequence ATGCCTCTCATCCCAGCtctgttcctcctcctcctcctcgccacccTCGCCGCCTCCCAAGAATTCACCTACACCGGCTTCGGCGCTGCCCGGAACGGCGGCGCTCCGAACCTCACCCTGAACGGCGTCACGGAGCTCCAGCCGGACGGCATCATGCGCCTCACAAACGACACCTCCCGGCTCAAGGGCCACGCCTTCTACCCGTCCCCGCTCCGCCTCCTCGCCCCGCCCGGCTCCGGTGCCAAGAACAACGCCACCACGGCGGCGGTGTCCTTCTCCACGGCGTTCGCGTTCGCCGTCGTGCCCGAGTACCCCAGGCTCGGCGGCCACGGCTTCGCCTTCGTGGCCGCCCCCGACCCGCGCCTCCCGGGGGCCCTGCCCAGCCAGTACCTCGGCCTGGTCAGCGCCGACGACGACGGCAACGCCACCAACCACGTGTTCGCCATCGAGTTCGACACGGTGCAGGACTTCGAATTCGCCGACATCAACGACAACCACGTCGGCGTCGACCTCAACAGCCTCACTTCcaacgcctccgcgtccgccgcgccCATCAACCTCAAGTCCGGAGACACCGTCCTCGCCTGGGTCGACTACGATGGGGACCGGAGGCTCCTCAACGTCTCTATCGCCACCTTGGCGGCGCCTGAGAAGCCGGCGGCGCCGCTCATATCCTTCCACGTCGACCTGTCCATCGTCTTCCAGGAGCAGATGTACGTCGGCTTCTCGGCGTCCACGGGGCTCCTTGCGAGCTCGCATTACCTCATGGGGTGGAGCTTCAAGTTGGGCGGGGGCGCAGCGCCGCCGCTCGACCTGTCATCCCTCCCGTCGCTGCCGAGGCCCAAGCGAGACAAGaagagcaggacgtccctgatcctCGCATCGGTGTTCTCGGCGTTTGTGGCGCTGTTGGTGCTCGCCGGCGCGGGCGCGTACGCGGCATACCGCATCAAGAACCGCGACGTCATCGAGCCGTGGGAGCTGGACTACGGCCCGCACCGGTACAAGTACCCGGAGCTGAAGCGCGCCACGCGAGGGTTCCGCGACCGCGAGCTCCTCGGCCGCGGCGGCTTCGGCAAGGTGTACCGCGGCGTGCTCCCTGGCACGCCCCCCACCGTGGTCGCCGTGAAGCGCGTGTCCCACGATTCCCGGCAGGGGCTCCGGGAGTTCGTCGCAGAGATCGCGTCCATCGGCCGGCTCCGCCACCGCAACCTCGTGCAGCTCCAGGGCTGGTGCCGCCGCCGCGGCGACCTCCTCCTGGTCTACGACTTCATGCCCAACGGCAGCCTGGACATGCACCTCTTCGGCGACGGCCTCCGGGCGGCGCGGCTAACGTGGGGCGTCCGGTACAAGATCCTCCGGAACGTGGCGTCGGCGCTGCTGTACCTGCACGAGGAGTGGGAGCACGTGGTGCTCCACCGCGACGTCAAGGCAAGCAACGTGCTCCTCGACGGCGATATGGCGGGGCGGCTCGGCGACTTTGGGCTGGCCAAGCTGTACGAGCACGGCGCGAACCCGGCCACGACGCGGGTGGTGGGCACGCTGGGGTACCTGGCGCCGGAGCTGACACGGACGGGGAAGGCCACGACGGCGGCAGACGTGTTCGCGTTCGGGGCGCTGGTGCTGGAGGTGGTCGCCGGGCGGCGACCCATCGAGCCGCGGGCAGGGCCGGAGGAGCTCGTGCTGGCGGAGTGGGCGTGGGAGCGGTACGCGGCGGGGGAGGTGGAGAAGGTGGTGGACGCGAGGCTGGGCGGGGCGTTCGACGCGGAGGAGGCGGCCGTGGCGGTGAAGCTGGGGCTGTGGTGCTCGCACCCGGTGCCGGTGGCGCGGCCGACGATGAGGGAGGTGGCGAGGTACCTGGACAGCGGGGACGCCGCGGAGgtgccgccgcctccaccaccgcccccgccgccgccggtgtGCTCCGGTGAGGTTGGGTACGACGACTTCGTGCACTCGTTCCCGTCGTCGTCGTTcgagagggcggcggcggccggcggagggGACCCGCTGTCGCAGACATCGGTGGCCACGTTCCCCTTCTCGCCGCTGTCCATGCGGTCATCCCACGTCAGCGTATGA